A stretch of Coccidioides posadasii str. Silveira chromosome 2, complete sequence DNA encodes these proteins:
- a CDS encoding uncharacterized protein (EggNog:ENOG410PRY4), translating to MSTNRPFLANFLAAFRAQSAYKAAKPPSPGPSTGLSTSHVGSANPSSSGSRAITPKSAAASRGSNPNITPSSSPQSTAAAVATSASSHFSSHHHNHSHNGSSGHRPTHGHSHAHSHSTSPPPPTARSQARSSLSPTPSTSLSGASNSTSPVASSTPIPVPNNRHRRGSDSSSGSGGFRDALGSEKWYIGGRTATGEEKFYPLGMVTKGGGRLSGRVGSVDQLSL from the coding sequence ATGTCGACCAACAGACCCTTCCTTGCAAATTTCCTGGCAGCGTTCCGCGCCCAGTCCGCCTACAAGGCTGCCAAACCGCCTTCGCCAGGCCCGTCAACGGGCCTCTCCACTTCCCACGTTGGTTCTGCGAACCCATCCTCCTCCGGCTCTCGAGCGATAACCCCCAAGTCTGCTGCTGCTTCCCGAGGAAGTAATCCAAATATCACACCGTCCAGTTCACCACAATCCACGGCCGCAGCGGTGGCTACATCAGCATCTAGCCATTTCTCTTCACATCACCACAACCACAGCCACAACGGTAGCAGCGGCCATCGCCCCACTCATGGCCACTCACACGCCCACTCCCATTCCACTTCGCCGCCTCCCCCTACAGCCCGCTCACAGGCCCGTTCTTCCCTCAGTCCCACACCCAGCACTTCGTTGAGCGGAGCTTCGAATTCCACCTCCCCGGTGGCTAGTTCCACACCGATCCCCGTTCCAAATAACAGACATCGTCGCGGCAGTGATAGCAGCAGCGGGAGCGGTGGCTTTCGGGACGCGCTAGGCTCAGAGAAGTGGTATATTGGAGGGCGCACAGCTActggagaagaaaaattttATCCGCTTGGAATGGTTACCAAAGGCGGAGGTAGACTGAGCGGGAGGGTTGGAAGTGTTGATCAGCTCAGTCTCTAA